A portion of the Hylaeus volcanicus isolate JK05 unplaced genomic scaffold, UHH_iyHylVolc1.0_haploid 12237, whole genome shotgun sequence genome contains these proteins:
- the LOC128884064 gene encoding uncharacterized protein LOC128884064 isoform X2, with amino-acid sequence MRETTNSISHSCENYLNFLNHLKAERFLYLYTLTTSFVSNTLKALPEAGHSKDLNDSYLKFVSCRLFSFLDTIIIQAKDFIHFLSPNENNAVTKSCDFSSTNCEKLLATRKESSYNLVYLDHFEHLVVSQLLSQIQFLFLDEQEKDVKLHCKLTWMNAWIQTQHLEIRDDFAHFLEKSAPWSGDSCKTLQDWISAQFSFLDSFDTCTELMIVICLVQYAGDKMNVLLKIISCVVKLLNIQEKHERSENDASFQQGEEELLGQFYERDLKNRGRKTNKCDSINTVFFNSAYDVNADILLEALVWMIIKIAPHSLFLNLGIIQYCRHPQLFSSEQLYYLTMLASAAEFLLTLKASKDLYISDSFSRSKCLSYCPEEYVNDWIGNSWGANIDESLQQCLDPSSTFNGSTQSTLLTTCKPLPSSFQVSANYFTQHTYNIFQKGLADACGEKAYRKLYFDRVSRISFPLIIFLKKNNSTLEKLPALFQPSIIHQTISLCVRILMKDNASLFDSLFETNEKTKQFFSYYKCDTFKKKIFTIYLMTESYERLIFTQIFQQLFPYILYFTEYTIKPKSFLQVLAYESFGPFHLLEKADTLTRRLFHNSFLQSSNLKDVNELPDTTSFSKAVSSIKNYFATLIIFDLIHPTQDQHKRLLIVFRRLTHLSDYTNPFEKIKTFVALLRLSESLKRTCLPSASVYGAAAIASIFIIYANPKFLTTHLIYSTLYRHPLLLCSEINDALDFMWFVCVCVCVCVCVSIPRQISVIETFSAKVHTMSIEASSVLLHLLHVEETLSEKSNTIL; translated from the exons ATG cGAGAAACAACAAACTCCATCAGTCATTCTTGTGAaaactatttgaattttttaaatcatttaaagGCGGAACGGTTTCTCTACCTCTACACTCTTACTACAAG TTTTGTATCAAACACACTCAAAGCATTACCAGAAGCAGGTCATTCTAAAGATTTGAATGacagttatttgaaatttgtttcatgtcgtttattttcttttcttgataCCATTATAATTCAAGCCAAAGAT tttattcattttttgtcgcccaatgaaaataatgctGTTACCAAAAGCTGCGATTTTTCCTCAACAAATTGT GAAAAACTTTTAGCAACAAGAAAAGAGAGTTCATACAATCTTGTTTATTTAGATCATTTTGAACATTTGGTGGTGAGCCAACTGTTAAGTCAaatccaatttttgtttctcgatgAGCAAGAAAAAGATGTAAAGCTTCATTGTAAATTGACGTGGATGAATGCCTGGATTCAAACACAACATTTAGAAATTCGTGATGATTTCGCTCATTTTCTTGAGAAATCTGCACCGTGGAGTGGCGATTCGTGTAAAACACTTCAAGATTGGATATCGGctcaattttcgtttttagattCTTTTGAT ACATGCACCGAATTGATGATTGTTATCTGTTTGGTTCAGTATGCAGGTGATAAAATGAACGTTCTACTAAAAATTATAAGTTGCGTTGTGaaactattaaatattcaagaaaaacaTGAAAGAAGTGAAAATGATGCCAGTTTTCAGCAGGGTGAGGAGGAATTGTTAGGACAGTTTTATGAAAGAGATTTGAAGAATCGGGgaagaaaaacgaacaaaTGCGACTCAATCAATACAGTGTTTTTTAACTCCGCCTATGATGTGAACGCGGACATACTGTTAGAAGCTTTAGTTTGGATGATTATCAAAATAGCACCACATTCTCTCTTTTTGAATCTCGgcattatacaatattgtagACATCCTCAACTCTTTTCTTCAgaacaattgtattatttaacaatgCTAGCATCTGCG gcagaatttcttttaacactAAAAGCGTCTAAAGATTTATACATATCGGATTCGTTTAGTCGATCCAA ATGTCTCTCCTATTGTCCAGAAGAATATGTTAATGATTGGATTGGGAATTCATGGGGCGCCAACATAGACGAATCGCTTCAACAATGTTTAGACCCTTCTTCGACTTTTAATGGATCAACACAATCAACTTTGTTGACAACATGCAAACCTTTACCTTCCTCTTTCCAAGTTTCCGCCAACTATTTTACTCAGCatacgtataatatatttcaaaaaggCTTAGCAGATGCATGCGGGGAAAAAGCCTATCGAAAATT ATATTTCGATCGTGTTTCTCGTATCTCGtttcctttaattatttttttgaagaaaaacaaCTCAACACTAGAAAAACTCCCTGCATTGTTCCAGCCATCTATTATTCATCAAACGATTTCCTTATGTGTTCGAATCCTTATGAAAGAT AATGCTTCATTGTTTGATTCTTTATTTGAGAccaatgaaaaaacaaaacaatttttttcttactacAAATgtgatacatttaaaaaaaaaatattcacaatttatttaatgacaGAGTCTTATGaacgattaattttcacacaaatctttcaacaattattcccttatattttgtattttactgAATATACAATCAAGCCAAAGTCCTTCTTACAGGTGTTAGCATATGAATCATTTGGTCCTTTTCACCTTTTAGAAAAAGCCGACACTTTAACGCGTCGCCtttttcataattcatttcttcaaaGTTCAAATCTTAAAGATGTCAACGAATTACCTGATACAACGAGTTTCTCGAAAGCTGTGTCAtccataaaaaattattttgcaactcttataatttttgatttaataCACCCAACACAAGACCAACACAAACGGCTGCTTATTGTTTTTCGTCGCCTTACCCACCTTTCTGATTATACT AAtccttttgaaaaaataaaaacatttgttgCTTTACTTCGACTCTCTGAATCCTTAAAGAGAACATGTCTTCCTTCAGCATCTGTTTATGGAGCTGCAGccattgcttctatatttataatttacgcCAATCCTAAATTTTTAACCACCCACCTGATTTACTCTACCTTGTATCGTCATCCTCTTTTGTTATGCTCTGAAATAAATGACGCTCTTGATTTTATGTGGTTTGTG tgtgtgtgtgtgtgtgtgtgtgtgtgtgtgtctaTTCCACGTCAGATAAGCGTTATTGAGACCTTTTCCGCAAAAGTACATACGATGAGTATTGAAGCGTCTTCGGTACTTCTCCATTTACTGCATGTTGAAGAGACACTTTCTGAGAAATCCAACACTATTTTATAA
- the LOC128884064 gene encoding uncharacterized protein LOC128884064 isoform X5, translating into MYFIHFLSPNENNAVTKSCDFSSTNCEKLLATRKESSYNLVYLDHFEHLVVSQLLSQIQFLFLDEQEKDVKLHCKLTWMNAWIQTQHLEIRDDFAHFLEKSAPWSGDSCKTLQDWISAQFSFLDSFDTCTELMIVICLVQYAGDKMNVLLKIISCVVKLLNIQEKHERSENDASFQQGEEELLGQFYERDLKNRGRKTNKCDSINTVFFNSAYDVNADILLEALVWMIIKIAPHSLFLNLGIIQYCRHPQLFSSEQLYYLTMLASAAEFLLTLKASKDLYISDSFSRSKCLSYCPEEYVNDWIGNSWGANIDESLQQCLDPSSTFNGSTQSTLLTTCKPLPSSFQVSANYFTQHTYNIFQKGLADACGEKAYRKLYEYFDRVSRISFPLIIFLKKNNSTLEKLPALFQPSIIHQTISLCVRILMKDNASLFDSLFETNEKTKQFFSYYKCDTFKKKIFTIYLMTESYERLIFTQIFQQLFPYILYFTEYTIKPKSFLQVLAYESFGPFHLLEKADTLTRRLFHNSFLQSSNLKDVNELPDTTSFSKAVSSIKNYFATLIIFDLIHPTQDQHKRLLIVFRRLTHLSDYTNPFEKIKTFVALLRLSESLKRTCLPSASVYGAAAIASIFIIYANPKFLTTHLIYSTLYRHPLLLCSEINDALDFMWFVCVCVCVCVCVSIPRQISVIETFSAKVHTMSIEASSVLLHLLHVEETLSEKSNTIL; encoded by the exons ATGTAC tttattcattttttgtcgcccaatgaaaataatgctGTTACCAAAAGCTGCGATTTTTCCTCAACAAATTGT GAAAAACTTTTAGCAACAAGAAAAGAGAGTTCATACAATCTTGTTTATTTAGATCATTTTGAACATTTGGTGGTGAGCCAACTGTTAAGTCAaatccaatttttgtttctcgatgAGCAAGAAAAAGATGTAAAGCTTCATTGTAAATTGACGTGGATGAATGCCTGGATTCAAACACAACATTTAGAAATTCGTGATGATTTCGCTCATTTTCTTGAGAAATCTGCACCGTGGAGTGGCGATTCGTGTAAAACACTTCAAGATTGGATATCGGctcaattttcgtttttagattCTTTTGAT ACATGCACCGAATTGATGATTGTTATCTGTTTGGTTCAGTATGCAGGTGATAAAATGAACGTTCTACTAAAAATTATAAGTTGCGTTGTGaaactattaaatattcaagaaaaacaTGAAAGAAGTGAAAATGATGCCAGTTTTCAGCAGGGTGAGGAGGAATTGTTAGGACAGTTTTATGAAAGAGATTTGAAGAATCGGGgaagaaaaacgaacaaaTGCGACTCAATCAATACAGTGTTTTTTAACTCCGCCTATGATGTGAACGCGGACATACTGTTAGAAGCTTTAGTTTGGATGATTATCAAAATAGCACCACATTCTCTCTTTTTGAATCTCGgcattatacaatattgtagACATCCTCAACTCTTTTCTTCAgaacaattgtattatttaacaatgCTAGCATCTGCG gcagaatttcttttaacactAAAAGCGTCTAAAGATTTATACATATCGGATTCGTTTAGTCGATCCAA ATGTCTCTCCTATTGTCCAGAAGAATATGTTAATGATTGGATTGGGAATTCATGGGGCGCCAACATAGACGAATCGCTTCAACAATGTTTAGACCCTTCTTCGACTTTTAATGGATCAACACAATCAACTTTGTTGACAACATGCAAACCTTTACCTTCCTCTTTCCAAGTTTCCGCCAACTATTTTACTCAGCatacgtataatatatttcaaaaaggCTTAGCAGATGCATGCGGGGAAAAAGCCTATCGAAAATTGTATGA ATATTTCGATCGTGTTTCTCGTATCTCGtttcctttaattatttttttgaagaaaaacaaCTCAACACTAGAAAAACTCCCTGCATTGTTCCAGCCATCTATTATTCATCAAACGATTTCCTTATGTGTTCGAATCCTTATGAAAGAT AATGCTTCATTGTTTGATTCTTTATTTGAGAccaatgaaaaaacaaaacaatttttttcttactacAAATgtgatacatttaaaaaaaaaatattcacaatttatttaatgacaGAGTCTTATGaacgattaattttcacacaaatctttcaacaattattcccttatattttgtattttactgAATATACAATCAAGCCAAAGTCCTTCTTACAGGTGTTAGCATATGAATCATTTGGTCCTTTTCACCTTTTAGAAAAAGCCGACACTTTAACGCGTCGCCtttttcataattcatttcttcaaaGTTCAAATCTTAAAGATGTCAACGAATTACCTGATACAACGAGTTTCTCGAAAGCTGTGTCAtccataaaaaattattttgcaactcttataatttttgatttaataCACCCAACACAAGACCAACACAAACGGCTGCTTATTGTTTTTCGTCGCCTTACCCACCTTTCTGATTATACT AAtccttttgaaaaaataaaaacatttgttgCTTTACTTCGACTCTCTGAATCCTTAAAGAGAACATGTCTTCCTTCAGCATCTGTTTATGGAGCTGCAGccattgcttctatatttataatttacgcCAATCCTAAATTTTTAACCACCCACCTGATTTACTCTACCTTGTATCGTCATCCTCTTTTGTTATGCTCTGAAATAAATGACGCTCTTGATTTTATGTGGTTTGTG tgtgtgtgtgtgtgtgtgtgtgtgtgtgtgtctaTTCCACGTCAGATAAGCGTTATTGAGACCTTTTCCGCAAAAGTACATACGATGAGTATTGAAGCGTCTTCGGTACTTCTCCATTTACTGCATGTTGAAGAGACACTTTCTGAGAAATCCAACACTATTTTATAA
- the LOC128884064 gene encoding uncharacterized protein LOC128884064 isoform X6, producing the protein MNAWIQTQHLEIRDDFAHFLEKSAPWSGDSCKTLQDWISAQFSFLDSFDTCTELMIVICLVQYAGDKMNVLLKIISCVVKLLNIQEKHERSENDASFQQGEEELLGQFYERDLKNRGRKTNKCDSINTVFFNSAYDVNADILLEALVWMIIKIAPHSLFLNLGIIQYCRHPQLFSSEQLYYLTMLASAAEFLLTLKASKDLYISDSFSRSKCLSYCPEEYVNDWIGNSWGANIDESLQQCLDPSSTFNGSTQSTLLTTCKPLPSSFQVSANYFTQHTYNIFQKGLADACGEKAYRKLYEYFDRVSRISFPLIIFLKKNNSTLEKLPALFQPSIIHQTISLCVRILMKDNASLFDSLFETNEKTKQFFSYYKCDTFKKKIFTIYLMTESYERLIFTQIFQQLFPYILYFTEYTIKPKSFLQVLAYESFGPFHLLEKADTLTRRLFHNSFLQSSNLKDVNELPDTTSFSKAVSSIKNYFATLIIFDLIHPTQDQHKRLLIVFRRLTHLSDYTNPFEKIKTFVALLRLSESLKRTCLPSASVYGAAAIASIFIIYANPKFLTTHLIYSTLYRHPLLLCSEINDALDFMWFVCVCVCVCVCVSIPRQISVIETFSAKVHTMSIEASSVLLHLLHVEETLSEKSNTIL; encoded by the exons ATGAATGCCTGGATTCAAACACAACATTTAGAAATTCGTGATGATTTCGCTCATTTTCTTGAGAAATCTGCACCGTGGAGTGGCGATTCGTGTAAAACACTTCAAGATTGGATATCGGctcaattttcgtttttagattCTTTTGAT ACATGCACCGAATTGATGATTGTTATCTGTTTGGTTCAGTATGCAGGTGATAAAATGAACGTTCTACTAAAAATTATAAGTTGCGTTGTGaaactattaaatattcaagaaaaacaTGAAAGAAGTGAAAATGATGCCAGTTTTCAGCAGGGTGAGGAGGAATTGTTAGGACAGTTTTATGAAAGAGATTTGAAGAATCGGGgaagaaaaacgaacaaaTGCGACTCAATCAATACAGTGTTTTTTAACTCCGCCTATGATGTGAACGCGGACATACTGTTAGAAGCTTTAGTTTGGATGATTATCAAAATAGCACCACATTCTCTCTTTTTGAATCTCGgcattatacaatattgtagACATCCTCAACTCTTTTCTTCAgaacaattgtattatttaacaatgCTAGCATCTGCG gcagaatttcttttaacactAAAAGCGTCTAAAGATTTATACATATCGGATTCGTTTAGTCGATCCAA ATGTCTCTCCTATTGTCCAGAAGAATATGTTAATGATTGGATTGGGAATTCATGGGGCGCCAACATAGACGAATCGCTTCAACAATGTTTAGACCCTTCTTCGACTTTTAATGGATCAACACAATCAACTTTGTTGACAACATGCAAACCTTTACCTTCCTCTTTCCAAGTTTCCGCCAACTATTTTACTCAGCatacgtataatatatttcaaaaaggCTTAGCAGATGCATGCGGGGAAAAAGCCTATCGAAAATTGTATGA ATATTTCGATCGTGTTTCTCGTATCTCGtttcctttaattatttttttgaagaaaaacaaCTCAACACTAGAAAAACTCCCTGCATTGTTCCAGCCATCTATTATTCATCAAACGATTTCCTTATGTGTTCGAATCCTTATGAAAGAT AATGCTTCATTGTTTGATTCTTTATTTGAGAccaatgaaaaaacaaaacaatttttttcttactacAAATgtgatacatttaaaaaaaaaatattcacaatttatttaatgacaGAGTCTTATGaacgattaattttcacacaaatctttcaacaattattcccttatattttgtattttactgAATATACAATCAAGCCAAAGTCCTTCTTACAGGTGTTAGCATATGAATCATTTGGTCCTTTTCACCTTTTAGAAAAAGCCGACACTTTAACGCGTCGCCtttttcataattcatttcttcaaaGTTCAAATCTTAAAGATGTCAACGAATTACCTGATACAACGAGTTTCTCGAAAGCTGTGTCAtccataaaaaattattttgcaactcttataatttttgatttaataCACCCAACACAAGACCAACACAAACGGCTGCTTATTGTTTTTCGTCGCCTTACCCACCTTTCTGATTATACT AAtccttttgaaaaaataaaaacatttgttgCTTTACTTCGACTCTCTGAATCCTTAAAGAGAACATGTCTTCCTTCAGCATCTGTTTATGGAGCTGCAGccattgcttctatatttataatttacgcCAATCCTAAATTTTTAACCACCCACCTGATTTACTCTACCTTGTATCGTCATCCTCTTTTGTTATGCTCTGAAATAAATGACGCTCTTGATTTTATGTGGTTTGTG tgtgtgtgtgtgtgtgtgtgtgtgtgtgtgtctaTTCCACGTCAGATAAGCGTTATTGAGACCTTTTCCGCAAAAGTACATACGATGAGTATTGAAGCGTCTTCGGTACTTCTCCATTTACTGCATGTTGAAGAGACACTTTCTGAGAAATCCAACACTATTTTATAA
- the LOC128884064 gene encoding uncharacterized protein LOC128884064 isoform X4, with protein MRETTNSISHSCENYLNFLNHLKAERFLYLYTLTTSFVSNTLKALPEAGHSKDLNDSYLKFVSCRLFSFLDTIIIQAKDFIHFLSPNENNAVTKSCDFSSTNCEKLLATRKESSYNLVYLDHFEHLVVSQLLSQIQFLFLDEQEKDVKLHCKLTWMNAWIQTQHLEIRDDFAHFLEKSAPWSGDSCKTLQDWISAQFSFLDSFDTCTELMIVICLVQYAGDKMNVLLKIISCVVKLLNIQEKHERSENDASFQQGEEELLGQFYERDLKNRGRKTNKCDSINTVFFNSAYDVNADILLEALVWMIIKIAPHSLFLNLGIIQYCRHPQLFSSEQLYYLTMLASAAEFLLTLKASKDLYISDSFSRSKCLSYCPEEYVNDWIGNSWGANIDESLQQCLDPSSTFNGSTQSTLLTTCKPLPSSFQVSANYFTQHTYNIFQKGLADACGEKAYRKLYEYFDRVSRISFPLIIFLKKNNSTLEKLPALFQPSIIHQTISLCVRILMKDNASLFDSLFETNEKTKQFFSYYKCDTFKKKIFTIYLMTESYERLIFTQIFQQLFPYILYFTEYTIKPKSFLQVLAYESFGPFHLLEKADTLTRRLFHNSFLQSSNLKDVNELPDTTSFSKAVSSIKNYFATLIIFDLIHPTQDQHKRLLIVFRRLTHLSDYTNPFEKIKTFVALLRLSESLKRTCLPSASVYGAAAIASIFIIYANPKFLTTHLIYSTLYRHPLLLCSEINDALDFMWFVISVIETFSAKVHTMSIEASSVLLHLLHVEETLSEKSNTIL; from the exons ATG cGAGAAACAACAAACTCCATCAGTCATTCTTGTGAaaactatttgaattttttaaatcatttaaagGCGGAACGGTTTCTCTACCTCTACACTCTTACTACAAG TTTTGTATCAAACACACTCAAAGCATTACCAGAAGCAGGTCATTCTAAAGATTTGAATGacagttatttgaaatttgtttcatgtcgtttattttcttttcttgataCCATTATAATTCAAGCCAAAGAT tttattcattttttgtcgcccaatgaaaataatgctGTTACCAAAAGCTGCGATTTTTCCTCAACAAATTGT GAAAAACTTTTAGCAACAAGAAAAGAGAGTTCATACAATCTTGTTTATTTAGATCATTTTGAACATTTGGTGGTGAGCCAACTGTTAAGTCAaatccaatttttgtttctcgatgAGCAAGAAAAAGATGTAAAGCTTCATTGTAAATTGACGTGGATGAATGCCTGGATTCAAACACAACATTTAGAAATTCGTGATGATTTCGCTCATTTTCTTGAGAAATCTGCACCGTGGAGTGGCGATTCGTGTAAAACACTTCAAGATTGGATATCGGctcaattttcgtttttagattCTTTTGAT ACATGCACCGAATTGATGATTGTTATCTGTTTGGTTCAGTATGCAGGTGATAAAATGAACGTTCTACTAAAAATTATAAGTTGCGTTGTGaaactattaaatattcaagaaaaacaTGAAAGAAGTGAAAATGATGCCAGTTTTCAGCAGGGTGAGGAGGAATTGTTAGGACAGTTTTATGAAAGAGATTTGAAGAATCGGGgaagaaaaacgaacaaaTGCGACTCAATCAATACAGTGTTTTTTAACTCCGCCTATGATGTGAACGCGGACATACTGTTAGAAGCTTTAGTTTGGATGATTATCAAAATAGCACCACATTCTCTCTTTTTGAATCTCGgcattatacaatattgtagACATCCTCAACTCTTTTCTTCAgaacaattgtattatttaacaatgCTAGCATCTGCG gcagaatttcttttaacactAAAAGCGTCTAAAGATTTATACATATCGGATTCGTTTAGTCGATCCAA ATGTCTCTCCTATTGTCCAGAAGAATATGTTAATGATTGGATTGGGAATTCATGGGGCGCCAACATAGACGAATCGCTTCAACAATGTTTAGACCCTTCTTCGACTTTTAATGGATCAACACAATCAACTTTGTTGACAACATGCAAACCTTTACCTTCCTCTTTCCAAGTTTCCGCCAACTATTTTACTCAGCatacgtataatatatttcaaaaaggCTTAGCAGATGCATGCGGGGAAAAAGCCTATCGAAAATTGTATGA ATATTTCGATCGTGTTTCTCGTATCTCGtttcctttaattatttttttgaagaaaaacaaCTCAACACTAGAAAAACTCCCTGCATTGTTCCAGCCATCTATTATTCATCAAACGATTTCCTTATGTGTTCGAATCCTTATGAAAGAT AATGCTTCATTGTTTGATTCTTTATTTGAGAccaatgaaaaaacaaaacaatttttttcttactacAAATgtgatacatttaaaaaaaaaatattcacaatttatttaatgacaGAGTCTTATGaacgattaattttcacacaaatctttcaacaattattcccttatattttgtattttactgAATATACAATCAAGCCAAAGTCCTTCTTACAGGTGTTAGCATATGAATCATTTGGTCCTTTTCACCTTTTAGAAAAAGCCGACACTTTAACGCGTCGCCtttttcataattcatttcttcaaaGTTCAAATCTTAAAGATGTCAACGAATTACCTGATACAACGAGTTTCTCGAAAGCTGTGTCAtccataaaaaattattttgcaactcttataatttttgatttaataCACCCAACACAAGACCAACACAAACGGCTGCTTATTGTTTTTCGTCGCCTTACCCACCTTTCTGATTATACT AAtccttttgaaaaaataaaaacatttgttgCTTTACTTCGACTCTCTGAATCCTTAAAGAGAACATGTCTTCCTTCAGCATCTGTTTATGGAGCTGCAGccattgcttctatatttataatttacgcCAATCCTAAATTTTTAACCACCCACCTGATTTACTCTACCTTGTATCGTCATCCTCTTTTGTTATGCTCTGAAATAAATGACGCTCTTGATTTTATGTGGTTTGTG ATAAGCGTTATTGAGACCTTTTCCGCAAAAGTACATACGATGAGTATTGAAGCGTCTTCGGTACTTCTCCATTTACTGCATGTTGAAGAGACACTTTCTGAGAAATCCAACACTATTTTATAA